A single region of the Lepus europaeus isolate LE1 chromosome 1, mLepTim1.pri, whole genome shotgun sequence genome encodes:
- the LOC133757597 gene encoding UDP-glucuronosyltransferase 1-6-like produces MACLLPAAQRASAGVLFVALWGTVVGDRLLVVPQDGSHWLSMRDIVEALGARGHEVVVLVPEVNLLLRESRFYTRRIYPVPFDQEEQRNRYRTFGEKIFTDRSWLSGPLTEFRNLMVVIDMYFINCQSLLRHRDTLDFLKAGKFDALFTDPFLPCGAILAEYLGLPSVYLFRGFPCSREHWFGRSPNPVSYIPQCYTKFSDQMSFPQRVVNFLVNLLEVPLFYCLYSKYEDMALELLKRKVDLPTLFQKDPVWLLRYDFVFEYPRPVMPNMVLIGGINCKKPDVLSQELSRTLEVRCIGIAGSSVSLRVVGPAGVDSYKGDVTHFNEVQRSSGGVL; encoded by the exons ATggcctgcctgctccctgcagctCAGAGAGCGTCTGCGGGGGTTCTCTTCGTGGCACTCTGGGGCACGGTGGTGGGTGACAGGCTGCTGGTGGTGCCCCAGGATGGAAGCCACTGGCTTAGCATGCGGGACATAGTTGAGGCTCTTGGGGCAAGGGGGCATGAAGTCGTGGTGCTGGTGCCGGAAGTCAACTTGCTCTTGAGAGAATCCAGGTTCTACACGAGGAGAATCTATCCTGTGCCGTTTGACCAGGAGGAGCAGAGGAATCGGTATCGCACCTTTGGAGAAAAGATCTTTACTGACAGGTCCTGGCTGAGCGGGCCTCTGACAGAATTCAGGAATCTCATGGTTGTCATTGACATGTACTTCATCAACTGCCAGAGCCTCCTGAGACACCGTGACACCTTGGATTTCCTCAAGGCGGGCAAGTTCGATGCTCTTTTCACAGACCCATTCTTACCCTGTGGTGCGATCCTGGCTGAGTACCTGGGCCTGCCCTCCGTGTACCTGTTCAGGGGCTTCCCCTGTTCCCGGGAGCATTGGTTTGGCAGAAGCCCCAACCCGGTGTCCTACATCCCCCAGTGCTACACTAAGTTCTCCGACCAGATGAGCTTCCCCCAGCGCGTGGTCAACTTCCTTGTTAACTTGCTGGAGGTCCCTCTATTTTACTGTCTGTATTCGAAGTATGAGGACATGGCCTTGGAGCTCCTCAAGAGGAAAGTGGACCTGCCCACCTTATTTCAGAAGGACCCCGTGTGGCTGCTAAGATACGACTTTGTGTTTGAGTACCCCAGGCCGGTGATGCCCAACATGGTGCTCATTGGCGGGATCAACTGCAAGAAGCCAGACGTCCTGTCTCAG GAATTGTCAAGGACATTAGAAGTTCGTTGTATTGGTATTGCAGGGAGCAGTGTCAGCCTGAGAGTGGTGGGTCCCGCGGGAGTAGACTCATATAAGGGAGATGTTACTCATTTTAATGAAGTACAACGTTCCTCAGGGGGTGTCCTTTGA